One genomic window of Glycine soja cultivar W05 chromosome 9, ASM419377v2, whole genome shotgun sequence includes the following:
- the LOC114425927 gene encoding death-associated inhibitor of apoptosis 1-like — protein MSQLGAVLRTQREPRRSTILGLLTEQMDGVDSGTRRRRSFKERFGFIGMGCCGATWGFRSDALSVTQGEQQQQETDPECVGPAGLGSGMNLAAALAAERQLRGPQEEAVRAPGTPWRVSLMRLLEETEAEKEKEKEKEENVVGNDSVCCVCMGRKKGAAFIPCGHTFCRVCSRELWLNRGSCPLCNRSILEILDIF, from the coding sequence ATGAGTCAACTCGGCGCCGTGTTGCGGACTCAGAGGGAGCCCAGGAGGAGTACCATTCTGGGTTTGTTGACGGAGCAAATGGACGGCGTTGATAGTGGGACCCGCAGGAGGCGCAGCTTCAAGGAGCGCTTCGGATTCATCGGCATGGGGTGCTGTGGGGCCACCTGGGGCTTCCGTTCCGACGCGCTAAGTGTCACCCAAGGAGAACAGCAACAGCAGGAAACGGATCCAGAGTGCGTGGGTCCAGCAGGTTTGGGTTCGGGTATGAATCTCGCGGCGGCGTTAGCGGCGGAGAGGCAGCTCCGGGGGCCGCAGGAGGAGGCAGTGAGAGCGCCGGGGACGCCGTGGAGGGTGTCGCTGATGAGGCTGCTGGAGGAGACCGAGgcggagaaggagaaggagaaagagaaagaggagaATGTTGTGGGGAATGATTCGGTGTGCTGCGTGTGCATGGGAAGGAAGAAAGGCGCAGCGTTCATCCCATGTGGACACACTTTTTGCAGGGTGTGTTCCAGGGAACTGTGGCTTAATCGAGGCTCTTGTCCCCTTTGCAATCGCTCCATCCTCGAGATTCTCGACATTTTCTAG
- the LOC114368076 gene encoding 1-aminocyclopropane-1-carboxylate oxidase — protein sequence MANFPVVDMGKLNTEERPAAMEIIKDACENWGFFELVNHGISIELMDTVEKLTKEHYKKTMEQRFKEMVTSKGLESVQSEINDLDWESTFFLRHLPLSNVSDNADLDQDYRKTMKKFALELEKLAEQLLDLLCENLGLEKGYLKKVFYGSKGPNFGTKVSNYPPCPTPDLIKGLRAHTDAGGIILLFQDDKVSGLQLLKDDQWIDVPPMRHSIVINLGDQLEVITNGKYKSVMHRVIAQTDGTRMSIASFYNPGDDAVISPAPALVKELDETSQVYPKFVFDDYMKLYAGLKFQAKEPRFEAMKANASVVDVGAIATV from the exons ATGGCAAACTTTCCAGTTGTTGACATGGGGAAGCTTAACACCGAAGAGAGACCTGCAGCCATGGAGATTATAAAAGATGCCTGTGAGAACTGGGGTTTCTTTGAG TTGGTGAACCATGGGATATCCATTGAGCTTATGGACACAGTGGAGAAGCTCACAAAAGAGCATTACAAGAAGACTATGGAGCAAAGGTTCAAAGAAATGGTGACCAGCAAAGGTCTTGAGTCAGTTCAGTCAGAAATCAATGACTTGGACTGGGAAAGCACCTTTTTCCTGCGCCATCTTCCACTCTCCAACGTTTCAGACAACGCAGATCTTGATCAAGATTACAG gAAGACAATGAAGAAATTTGCTCTGGAACTGGAGAAACTTGCAGAGCAGCTTCTAGACTTGCTATGCGAGAATCTGGGCCTGGAGAAAGGGTACCTGAAGAAGGTGTTCTACGGATCCAAGGGTCCAAATTTTGGGACAAAAGTGAGCAACTACCCTCCTTGTCCCACCCCTGATCTGATCAAGGGACTAAGAGCTCACACTGATGCTGGTGGCATAATTCTACTCTTCCAAGATGACAAGGTGAGTGGCTTGCAGCTCCTCAAGGATGACCAGTGGATCGATGTCCCACCAATGCGTCACTCCATTGTAATCAACCTTGGTGACCAACTTGAg GTCATAACCAATGGCAAGTACAAGAGTGTGATGCACCGAGTGATTGCTCAAACCGATGGTACCAGAATGTCCATAGCTTCTTTCTACAACCCTGGTGATGATGCTGTCATTTCTCCTGCACCAGCCTTGGTGAAGGAATTAGATGAGACAAGCCAAGTGTACCCAAaatttgtgtttgatgattACATGAAGCTCTATGCTGGTCTCAAGTTTCAGGCTAAAGAGCCAAGGTTTGAAGCTATGAAGGCCAATGCAAGCGTAGTTGATGTGGGGGCCATAGCCACAGTTTGA